Proteins encoded in a region of the Polycladomyces subterraneus genome:
- a CDS encoding Hsp20/alpha crystallin family protein has translation MDTMVRSDQPDVKPLARLRQSLSQKVRRFFSDPWEIEDDFLGRAADFLPRINIEEQTDRYVIEAELPGMEAKEIEITVCDSVLTIRGEKRRKTERPDARLYRVESRYGAFRRSLALPADADLERINAENENGMFYITVPKNPNTSRLHIRVRNQHDE, from the coding sequence ATGGATACCATGGTGCGTTCCGATCAGCCGGATGTCAAACCTTTGGCGCGATTGCGGCAAAGTTTGTCGCAAAAGGTCCGACGTTTTTTTTCTGATCCCTGGGAAATTGAAGATGATTTTCTCGGTAGGGCCGCCGATTTTCTTCCCCGAATCAATATCGAGGAACAGACAGACCGATATGTAATCGAAGCCGAACTGCCGGGAATGGAGGCGAAAGAGATCGAGATCACCGTCTGCGACAGCGTATTGACAATCCGAGGTGAGAAACGGCGGAAGACCGAAAGACCGGATGCGCGACTTTATCGGGTGGAAAGCCGTTACGGTGCCTTCCGCCGATCATTGGCCCTCCCAGCCGATGCAGACCTTGAACGAATCAATGCCGAGAACGAAAACGGGATGTTCTATATCACGGTTCCCAAAAACCCCAATACCTCCCGTCTCCACATCCGCGTACGAAACCAACATGATGAATAA